In Oncorhynchus keta strain PuntledgeMale-10-30-2019 chromosome 19, Oket_V2, whole genome shotgun sequence, a single genomic region encodes these proteins:
- the LOC118370963 gene encoding chromatin accessibility complex protein 1-like: MSSNNVEEKVNHASNSKGISLPMTRVKLIMKSSPDVSSINQEALLLTTKATELFVQHLALSSFNNGSGKDQTLLYSDLANTVEEKETFQFLTDILPKKILVRDYLKLLEENPIEEADN, translated from the exons ATGTCGAGCAACAACGTGGAAGAGAAAGTGAATCATGCATCTAACAGCAAAGGCATCTCTCTTCCAATGACTCGTGTGAAACTGATCATGAAAAGTTCTCCCGACGTCTCAAGCATCAACCAAGAGGCTCTTCTCCTCACCACCAAAGCAACA GAACTGTTTGTTCAGCACCTAGCTCTGTCCTCGTTCAATAATGGATCAGGGAAAGACCAGACCCTCTTGTACAGTGATCTGGCCAATACTGTTGAGGAGAAAGAGACTTTTCAGTTTCTCACAG ATATCCTACCAAAGAAGATCTTGGTTCGGGATTACCTGAAGCTTCTAGAAGAAAATCCAATTGAGGAAGCAGACAATTGA